The following nucleotide sequence is from Oligoflexus sp..
AATACCTCTCTATTGTCGGCATCGAGATAGGATTGCAGAAACTTCATGACATCCTCCTCTCGGCGCATGTAGATCATTTCTATGGGGGTGAGCCCATGGAAAGCAACGTTTCCTTCGTTCAGCCAGGCGACGATTTTTTCAAAATCACCTCTGAATATTTTCACAAAATAGGGCACAAGCTGTGTTGGAGGCCTTAGCGCTTGGCTTGCTTCCGCTGTTATTTTGTCATCACGCAGGACTTGATAATTGATCTTGTATACTCTGGCTATTTCTTTACGCTTGAATCCCACCTCGAAGAACTTCGAAATGATAGGCCTGTTGCTCTTCATGAAAAAAGATTGATCAACAGCTTGATGTGACATTGCAACCTCTCACATAACCCAAAACAGAATAACCTGACCAGCCCTCAAACAGCTTTATCAGCTTCTTCTACCAATACTTTACCATGAAAATACCACTTTTGTACCAATTATGCGCCATGATCATAATGCACAGATAATTCTGACGATTTTCCGATCACTGGCTAGGCGCAACAGTGCAAGAACTTTTATCCCTAATGCAATTGATTCGAATATTAGTCGCTGAGACTCATGCTTTGACCTATCAACCCGCCGCTTTCAAAGCATTCGGTGTTTTAAGCAGTCGATAGAGCTGCGACTCCCCATCAATACCCTTCAACTTATAACCGCCGGCACTTTGCCACTGATTTTCACCATCAAGGTAATCCCGCACCACCTGCGTGATAAAAATCGCGCCCGGCTCGGCTGCACTTTCCACGCGTGACGCAATATTCACAGTCGGCCCGATGACAGTATAGTCAGAGCGCCGCTCATTCCCAAACATACCGACAAGGGCCGGCCCATGGTGGATCCCGACACGCATCTGGAACAGGGGCAAACCCTGCGCCTGCCAGGTCTTTTGCAAATCCTCGATCGCTTCCTGCATGGCCAACGCACAGGCACAAGCGCGGCGGACTTGTTCCGCCGATTCCAGAGGCTCGGGCGCACCGAAGATCAGCATCACACCATCACCAATGAATTTATCCACAGTCCCGCCATGCGCGAACGCGATGTCGCTCATGCGGCTGAGGTAGACGTTCAGGATCTCTGAGATTTTCCGCGGCCCAAGAACACTGGAGTTGCGGGTGAATTCACAGAGATCGGCGAAAAGAATGGTCACAGGCAAAAGGCTGCTGCCCGAACCAAAGGCCACCTCACCCTCACAGATACGTTTCAAAACCTGAGCCGGGAAGAAGCGCTGCAGAACATGCTCCCGCATATGCCGATTCAGTTCCTTGATCTTCTTCTCACTCTCTTTCAACCGAATCAGGTTATGAACCGTATTCACCAGCTCTGCAATATCAAAGGGCTTGGAAAGAAATGCAATCGCCCCCAGCTGCATCGCCTCGATACGGCTCAGCTCATCCCCTTTTGCAGTCAATAAAATTGTCGGCGTGGACTGCAATTCAGCATCAGCCTGCAACTCTTTTAGAAGCTCCGGTCCGTTCAGATGAGGCATCATCCAATCACTGATAATCAAATCCGGACGATAATTCCGAGCCATTTCCAAAGCCCGCCGCCCATCTTCCGCTTCAATAACCCCATAATCCAGCGAAAGCAGCGACTCAGCAATCAGATGCCGCATATCCGGAAGATCATCAACCACAAGAATTCTGGCCTGGCCTTCACGCAGCTGCGCTTCCGCCCGAATCAAACCCTCACGGCCCTGGGATTTACTCCCAGCCAGCAACCAATCCTTATAATTCGCGCTTGAAGATTCGCTTGAATTACTCTGACTCTGCGCCTTGACTCGTCCTTCCAAAAGGGGCTGCAGCTCCTCTTTCCGAACAGGCTTATAAAGCACATGATCTATACTTCCCGAGTTGATCACCTTCTGCCGCAGCTCAGGACTCTGATCCGCAGTAATCAAAATACGCGTAGTCTCGGGTTGCAGAACCTTCGCCTCGGCCAGCAGCTTCGACCCCGGATCACTCCCAATATTCTCATCACTCAAAATACAGGCAAAACGATAGGTCTTCAAAAGCTCAATGGCCTCGGGATAAGATGCAGCCACACAGATATCCTCAAGCCCGCCCAATTTCTCCAAACAGGCAATCGTCTGCTGCAAACAAACCGAATCATCATCCACCACCAGAAACTTCACAAAATCCGCATGATCCAAAAGTCTGAACTTCACCAAAAGGTCATGCAGATAGCCAAGATCCTCAGCAAGGAAAGGAAAGCTGATCATACGATCAATGGACCGCGGATTAAAGGTCCGCGGTGTTTCATAGGGAACACCCTCAGGCTGAATCAGAATACGTTTGCTCTCAGGCAAAAGCCGCACAGTCTCATCCAGGATCTCAAACGCGCGACCTTGAGGAAGGGCCACATCCAAACAGACAATCTGTATATCCCAGTTCTGAAGGAGCCCCTGCGCCTCATCCAGGCTGGCCGCGGCACGCATCGTAAAAGGCGAAGCTTCAAAATGAGCCATAAACGCCTTTTGCATGACGGCATTCTGCGTAACCAGAAGACAATCAATATGCGGACGATCCGCTTTCATCAGAGGCAGAGTCACCCAGAACTGAGATCCTTTCCCGACCTCACTCGACACCCCCACCGATCCCTTCATGCGTTCAGCAATTTCCTTGGTCAAGGCCAGACCAAGCCCCGTCCCTTCCACCTTGCGTCCGCCGACCTGCTCGACCTGCGAAAAAACCTGGAAAAGACGCTGAATCTGCTGCTCGGGAATGCCAGGGCCGGTATCACTGACAGTCACGCGAACCTCGGGCCCCATCATACTGAGCTTCAGAGTGATGGTGCCGCCCGGAGGCGTATATTTCAAAGCATTGGAAAGGTAATTGAATACGATCTTCTCAAGCCCATCAATCTCTCCGAGCACGCGAATCACACTTTCAGGGCTCAAGTCCGTATGATCCAGGTGAAAACGAACCTGATTCTGCCGGGCTGGTGTTTCGAAGTACTCAGAAATCTGCTGCGTAAAGCGACGCAGGTCGATCGGCTGAAGCTTCAGCTCACCATGACCTGCCGCCAGCTTTTGAAAATCAAGGAGCTGGTTCACCAGCCGCAGAAGACGATTGGCATTGCGCTGCAGCACCTGCAGGGATTCCAGGTCGCCGACCTCGCGTCGCGCCTGCTGAATCGAACCGAGGATAAGAGTCAGTGGCGTTCTGAGTTCATGCGAAATATTCTGAAAGAAGCGCGTCTTCTGAACATCCGTGTCTTTCAATTTCTCATTGGCCTCTTCCAGCTGCTCTTTCTGAAGCTTCAAAACATGACTCATGCTGATCAGCTGCTCATGCTGCTGATCCAGCTCGACCTTTTGCTTATAGATCTGCTCATGAGCCAGCCTTGTGCTTTCATAGGCATCAAACTGATTTTTGGCAAAGGTATAGGTCAAGACGCAGACAAGACTCAAGGAAAGGCTATAGGTCAAAAGCCGAAAGAGACCAAACGACAGAGCCTGGGTCTCAAAGAACGCATTCACAGGACCCACAGGCCAATTCAGCTGAATCATGTAATTGATGACACAGGCCACAAGCGTGATGCAGGCGAAGATAATCCCGCGGCGCTGACCCATCAAAAGAAAGTTACAGATCACCAGCGCAAACAGCCAGGTGTAAATCGGCGAGGAAATGCCGCCCGTGAAATGGCAGATAGCCAGAAGAGTCAGCAAGGCTCCAATATGAACGACATGGGTGGCAGCCGCGGTGTTTGTGGAATGCCGCAGAATCGCAAGGCCGATCAGAGTGGATCCCAAACCCAATCCACCGCAGAGAGCGGCGTTGATTGTGGTGTCCAGGATCAGATAGGTGATCACATAGCACGACCAGGCCAGAGCATAAAGAGTCTGAAACAGACTACGATTGACCGCTTTCAGCCACTCTCGTTCTTCCGGAAAGCGCTCACGATTCACCCTCAGAATCTTATGGACCAACGCAATCATCTGCTTCACGGTCAACCCGCCTTTGGCATGGTTTCGGTCGTAGGAAATCTCAGAGTAAAGCAGGTTTTTCCATCACGACTGGTGACATTCAAAACCGCGGCATTGCGCAGAATCAGCTTCTGCGCCATGTAAAGGCCCAGACCGTTGCCTTTTTCACCCTTCGTGGAAAAACGCCGTTCAAAGATGCGTGCCAGGACATCCGGGCTGATGCCCCCGGCGTTGTCCTCGACAGTCAAAAGAAGGGCCCCTTCCGCCGCCGATTGACGAATGCTCAGCACCCGATCCTGAACCGGGACCTTGGAGCTTTCAAAGGCTTCCAGCGCATTTTTAATCAGGTTTAAAAGCACCTGATTGATTTCCGATTTATTCACGACCACCGTGCTTTCGGGCTGAACCTTCAGGTCGATCGTCACCCCTAAAGCCCGGCTCTTCTTACGCAAAAGGGTCAGGCTGCTGTCCACAAGTTCCGTGACAGCCACCGGGGCTTTCAGCTCGTGAGTCCGGGCGTGATCCAGGACGGATTGCGTGATCTCCGCTGTTCTTTGCGCCGACTTCCACATGTAGACGAAGGTTTCAAACGTGCCCATCAGCGATTGAACAGTCTGCTGATGATCCGCCGGGAGCACGGCAAACTTTTGATTGAGCCCTTCGGCCTCCTGCCTTGTTAAACCGAGCGACAGGAGCCCCATTATGAATTTTTTCTGGCCCGATGGCAGGTTCTTATCGCGCATCACCGTATTAAGGTCCTGGGCATTGGACGCAAAGAGTTCCTGGGTGGCAAAGGCTTTCTTTTCCAAAATCTTCCAGGCCTCGCTCATGCTGCAGGCCGCGAAAAGGTGACCAAAGCGCTGCTTTTCCTGATCACAGTCAAAACTCGCGGCATGCTGCGCATTCCGCAGCTCATGGCTCAGGTCATAGACGAGCTCACCAATGGTGGCCATCTTTTCACTCAGGATCATGCGCTGCTCCAGGTTTTGACGCGACTGCGTGACGTCCTTGAGCGCGACGAGAACCTTATCAAGCTTTCTGTCTTCACTCTGAATGGGATCCCATTTCACTTCCACGATGCGCTGCTGGTCCACGCGAATTTCATCGGGCAGTTGCTGCAGGGCCTCGACCGGCGCTTCGCCCTGAAAAACCTGATTCAAAGTCTCCTGAATCTTATTCTTCTGGCTCGGCGTGAGATCCGCCCGTTCAAAAACCTGATCCCATTTCAGCCTGGCTGCGACCGATGGCAGCCCCATAATCTGAGGCAGCTGGGCCGAGACTTCGCTCTGCGTCAGACCCTCTTTATTCAGCGTGAAAATTCCCTGCGAAATATTTTGCATGATGGCGCGCAGATCACGATTGCGCGCATCGAGGCGCTTCAGATAGCGCAAAAGTTCAAGATGCTGCGCAGCCTGATGACCCAGGATCTGCAGGGCGCGGATCTGAAAGGCGGTCAGTTTCCTGGGCTTCATATCGACAACGCAAAGGGTACCGAGGTTGCGGGAAGCTTCCGTGCTCAGAGGAAATCCTGCATAGAAGCGTACCTGGTAAGGGCCGGTGACCAGCGGATTGTCAAAGAAACGCGGATCCTGATGGGTATCCGGCACGATCATAAGGTCATCTTCCAGGATCGCATGGGCGCAGAAGGATATCTCCCGCGGCGTC
It contains:
- a CDS encoding response regulator translates to MIALVHKILRVNRERFPEEREWLKAVNRSLFQTLYALAWSCYVITYLILDTTINAALCGGLGLGSTLIGLAILRHSTNTAAATHVVHIGALLTLLAICHFTGGISSPIYTWLFALVICNFLLMGQRRGIIFACITLVACVINYMIQLNWPVGPVNAFFETQALSFGLFRLLTYSLSLSLVCVLTYTFAKNQFDAYESTRLAHEQIYKQKVELDQQHEQLISMSHVLKLQKEQLEEANEKLKDTDVQKTRFFQNISHELRTPLTLILGSIQQARREVGDLESLQVLQRNANRLLRLVNQLLDFQKLAAGHGELKLQPIDLRRFTQQISEYFETPARQNQVRFHLDHTDLSPESVIRVLGEIDGLEKIVFNYLSNALKYTPPGGTITLKLSMMGPEVRVTVSDTGPGIPEQQIQRLFQVFSQVEQVGGRKVEGTGLGLALTKEIAERMKGSVGVSSEVGKGSQFWVTLPLMKADRPHIDCLLVTQNAVMQKAFMAHFEASPFTMRAAASLDEAQGLLQNWDIQIVCLDVALPQGRAFEILDETVRLLPESKRILIQPEGVPYETPRTFNPRSIDRMISFPFLAEDLGYLHDLLVKFRLLDHADFVKFLVVDDDSVCLQQTIACLEKLGGLEDICVAASYPEAIELLKTYRFACILSDENIGSDPGSKLLAEAKVLQPETTRILITADQSPELRQKVINSGSIDHVLYKPVRKEELQPLLEGRVKAQSQSNSSESSSANYKDWLLAGSKSQGREGLIRAEAQLREGQARILVVDDLPDMRHLIAESLLSLDYGVIEAEDGRRALEMARNYRPDLIISDWMMPHLNGPELLKELQADAELQSTPTILLTAKGDELSRIEAMQLGAIAFLSKPFDIAELVNTVHNLIRLKESEKKIKELNRHMREHVLQRFFPAQVLKRICEGEVAFGSGSSLLPVTILFADLCEFTRNSSVLGPRKISEILNVYLSRMSDIAFAHGGTVDKFIGDGVMLIFGAPEPLESAEQVRRACACALAMQEAIEDLQKTWQAQGLPLFQMRVGIHHGPALVGMFGNERRSDYTVIGPTVNIASRVESAAEPGAIFITQVVRDYLDGENQWQSAGGYKLKGIDGESQLYRLLKTPNALKAAG
- a CDS encoding GAF domain-containing sensor histidine kinase, whose product is MQSAPKPQNEQERLESLHELNILDATQDRSLDELTELASELCETPVSLVTLIDDQRQFFKSRKGLDVIETPREISFCAHAILEDDLMIVPDTHQDPRFFDNPLVTGPYQVRFYAGFPLSTEASRNLGTLCVVDMKPRKLTAFQIRALQILGHQAAQHLELLRYLKRLDARNRDLRAIMQNISQGIFTLNKEGLTQSEVSAQLPQIMGLPSVAARLKWDQVFERADLTPSQKNKIQETLNQVFQGEAPVEALQQLPDEIRVDQQRIVEVKWDPIQSEDRKLDKVLVALKDVTQSRQNLEQRMILSEKMATIGELVYDLSHELRNAQHAASFDCDQEKQRFGHLFAACSMSEAWKILEKKAFATQELFASNAQDLNTVMRDKNLPSGQKKFIMGLLSLGLTRQEAEGLNQKFAVLPADHQQTVQSLMGTFETFVYMWKSAQRTAEITQSVLDHARTHELKAPVAVTELVDSSLTLLRKKSRALGVTIDLKVQPESTVVVNKSEINQVLLNLIKNALEAFESSKVPVQDRVLSIRQSAAEGALLLTVEDNAGGISPDVLARIFERRFSTKGEKGNGLGLYMAQKLILRNAAVLNVTSRDGKTCFTLRFPTTETMPKAG